One Spirochaeta africana DSM 8902 genomic window carries:
- the flhA gene encoding flagellar biosynthesis protein FlhA, with product MADLAAERRNPLSLFTESSDMMVAGGVIVIIMMMLIPLPTVLLDALMAVNLVVGLLIVLIVLYTSRALDFSVFPTILLVTTVYGLALNVSSTRLILSQGAAFDGRIVRSFATFVVGTAGTEGLVIGVIIFVILIAVQFLVITKGATRVAEVAARFTLDAMPQKQFGIEAEFNAGVITEEEMARKKEELQREAAFYGAMDGASKFVSGNVKVGILITFVNILGGIVVGVTIHGEPFELAANNYISLTIGDGLVSQFPALLISTATGLIVTRAISDSTFGRDVTKQFAAQGKVYWIAGAFLIMLSLLPGFPWYVLMPMAGLSLYLGYALQNRDRVKETAAREKEAAKKQPEKPQDFTSVAPLDPISLELGYGLVPLVDKDRGAELLERVTRIRREAALDLGVVIPRIRIIDNMRLEPPEYCLKLRGVEIGRGAIRLGSYLAINPGGASDDIPGEDTVDPAFQLPAKWITEENRSRAERSGYTVVDAPSIIATHLTELIKGHAADILDRQEVRSMLDNLKQDYPAVVEDVIAALSLGEIQKVLQSLLSEQVSIRNLVSIFESLADYGKVTKDPAFLTEKARQRLARQICLQYSEDHKYLRVITLDPQLEQMIIDSRVETAGGVQAGLDPDVYRKWIAAIMNTVRDVRGQGYFPIVLTSESARALVKSSTKRDIPDLVVLSNLEIIPEIQVEGIGEVRIDPARQTQGSMQ from the coding sequence ATGGCTGATTTAGCTGCAGAACGCCGAAACCCCCTGTCGCTATTTACCGAGTCCAGCGATATGATGGTCGCCGGCGGTGTCATCGTCATCATCATGATGATGCTGATTCCTTTGCCGACCGTACTGCTGGATGCCTTGATGGCAGTGAACCTTGTAGTCGGGTTGCTGATTGTTCTGATTGTTCTGTACACCAGCCGTGCACTGGATTTTTCGGTATTCCCGACCATCCTGCTGGTGACCACCGTATACGGACTGGCCTTGAACGTTTCCTCGACACGGTTGATTCTTTCGCAGGGTGCTGCCTTTGATGGCCGGATTGTACGGTCCTTTGCGACATTTGTAGTTGGTACTGCTGGCACCGAGGGTCTGGTTATCGGGGTGATCATATTCGTGATTCTGATAGCGGTGCAGTTCCTGGTTATCACCAAGGGCGCTACCCGGGTCGCCGAGGTAGCTGCCCGTTTTACCCTGGATGCGATGCCGCAGAAACAGTTCGGTATCGAGGCTGAGTTCAATGCCGGTGTCATCACCGAAGAGGAAATGGCTCGCAAGAAAGAGGAACTGCAGCGAGAGGCCGCATTTTACGGGGCTATGGACGGGGCAAGTAAATTCGTATCCGGTAACGTCAAGGTGGGTATTCTAATAACCTTTGTGAATATCCTTGGCGGGATTGTGGTCGGGGTTACGATTCACGGTGAACCGTTTGAACTGGCTGCCAACAACTATATCAGCCTTACTATAGGTGACGGGCTGGTATCGCAGTTTCCCGCCCTGCTGATTTCCACAGCCACCGGGCTGATCGTTACCCGGGCGATCTCTGACTCAACCTTTGGCCGGGATGTTACCAAGCAGTTTGCGGCCCAGGGTAAGGTATACTGGATAGCCGGGGCATTCCTGATCATGCTGAGCCTGCTGCCTGGATTCCCCTGGTACGTACTTATGCCAATGGCCGGGTTGTCGCTGTACCTCGGGTATGCCCTGCAGAACCGGGACCGGGTCAAGGAAACGGCAGCCCGGGAGAAAGAGGCCGCCAAAAAACAGCCGGAGAAGCCGCAGGACTTTACCTCGGTTGCCCCGCTGGATCCGATTTCGCTTGAGCTGGGGTACGGACTGGTGCCACTGGTGGACAAGGATCGGGGGGCCGAGCTGCTGGAGCGGGTAACCCGTATCCGTCGGGAGGCTGCCCTGGATCTGGGTGTGGTAATACCCCGGATCCGGATTATCGACAATATGCGCCTGGAACCCCCGGAATACTGTCTCAAGTTGCGCGGGGTCGAGATCGGTCGCGGTGCGATCCGGCTGGGTTCGTATCTGGCAATCAATCCGGGCGGTGCATCGGATGATATCCCGGGGGAAGACACCGTCGACCCGGCATTTCAGCTTCCGGCAAAATGGATTACTGAAGAAAACCGCTCGCGGGCCGAGCGTTCGGGTTATACTGTGGTGGATGCACCCTCGATCATTGCCACGCATCTGACCGAGCTGATAAAAGGACACGCTGCGGACATCCTGGATCGTCAGGAGGTTCGCAGCATGCTCGATAACCTCAAGCAGGACTATCCGGCAGTTGTCGAGGATGTTATTGCAGCGTTGTCGCTGGGAGAGATCCAGAAGGTACTGCAGAGTCTGCTGTCCGAGCAGGTATCCATACGGAATCTGGTTTCCATATTTGAATCGCTGGCCGATTACGGCAAGGTAACCAAGGATCCGGCCTTCCTTACCGAAAAAGCACGCCAACGGCTTGCACGTCAAATTTGTCTGCAGTATTCTGAGGATCACAAATATCTGCGGGTCATTACCCTGGATCCTCAGCTGGAACAGATGATCATAGATTCCCGGGTGGAGACTGCCGGTGGAGTACAGGCCGGACTGGATCCGGATGTATACCGCAAATGGATTGCGGCCATTATGAATACGGTGCGCGATGTGCGCGGACAGGGCTATTTTCCGATCGTGCTGACCTCGGAATCGGCGCGAGCCCTGGTCAAAAGCAGTACCAAGCGGGACATTCCGGATCTGGTGGTGTTGTCCAATCTTGAGATAATCCCGGAGATCCAGGTAGAGGGCATCGGCGAGGTGCGCATCGATCCGGCTCGACAAACACAGGGTAGTATGCAGTGA
- the flhB gene encoding flagellar biosynthesis protein FlhB: MSRAVLIHAGYQDSRRLLRSQLQGMHLQWFAAEDEGRTEDPTERKLQKAREDGKVAKSQDVTGAVILLLSVMTVWLLSSYMLDQFRSMMHYYFMRAAEIDVTQDGLIATSFFQFFLRMFAPVAIVSFIAAAAGNILQVGFLFSTKPITPDLQKISPNIGKWLKKSFAGVEAGYNLFKAIGKVLIVGVIAFINIYSHAGQLVNLVNSTYMQGLQLVGGIALRIFLQTALIMLLLSLLDYRFQRRQHIENLKMSVQEVKEERKTYEGDPQIRGRLKQRMQEMMTRNIVQTVPKADVIVTNPTHFAVALEYDRMSMNAPMVIAKGQDAMAFRIRRLAQDNGVPVVENKPLARTLYAEVEVGETIPPKFYMAVVTVLKQVYQMGGAEEGRRTVHG, from the coding sequence ATGAGCAGAGCAGTGCTGATACATGCAGGGTATCAGGATTCGCGGCGGCTGCTGCGATCCCAGCTGCAGGGGATGCATCTGCAGTGGTTTGCGGCCGAGGATGAGGGGCGCACCGAGGACCCCACCGAACGCAAGCTGCAGAAAGCCCGCGAGGACGGCAAGGTTGCCAAGTCGCAGGATGTTACCGGTGCGGTCATCCTGCTGCTGTCGGTAATGACTGTCTGGCTGCTGTCGTCCTACATGCTCGATCAGTTTCGCAGCATGATGCATTATTATTTTATGCGCGCAGCCGAGATTGATGTGACCCAGGACGGCCTGATTGCCACCAGTTTTTTTCAGTTCTTTCTGCGCATGTTTGCCCCGGTTGCAATCGTTTCGTTTATTGCGGCGGCAGCCGGAAACATCCTGCAGGTAGGGTTTCTGTTCAGCACCAAACCGATTACCCCGGATTTACAGAAGATCTCGCCGAATATCGGCAAGTGGCTGAAAAAGAGCTTTGCCGGTGTCGAGGCCGGGTATAATCTGTTCAAGGCTATAGGCAAGGTGCTTATTGTCGGGGTTATTGCGTTTATCAATATCTACAGTCATGCCGGGCAGCTGGTCAATCTGGTAAACTCCACCTACATGCAGGGTCTGCAGCTGGTGGGCGGGATTGCACTGCGGATTTTTCTGCAGACGGCGCTCATTATGCTGCTGCTGAGTCTGCTGGACTATCGTTTTCAGCGGCGCCAGCATATCGAGAATCTGAAGATGAGCGTGCAGGAAGTCAAGGAAGAGCGGAAAACCTACGAGGGTGACCCGCAGATTCGTGGACGCCTGAAACAGCGAATGCAGGAGATGATGACACGCAACATTGTACAGACAGTGCCCAAGGCCGATGTTATCGTCACCAACCCGACACACTTTGCGGTTGCGCTGGAGTACGACCGGATGAGCATGAATGCCCCGATGGTGATCGCCAAGGGGCAGGACGCTATGGCCTTCAGGATTCGTCGTCTGGCCCAGGATAACGGGGTCCCGGTTGTAGAAAACAAGCCCCTTGCGCGCACCCTGTATGCCGAGGTTGAGGTTGGCGAGACCATCCCCCCAAAGTTCTATATGGCGGTGGTGACTGTCCTCAAACAGGTCTATCAGATGGGCGGTGCCGAGGAAGGAAGGAGAACAGTACATGGCTGA
- the fliR gene encoding flagellar biosynthetic protein FliR, with translation MMLTQAVLNIQVVFLIFARVYAIMQTAPMLSSQSIPGIARVSLSLLTSVLIFSWISYPVPDTGLGYAMVVIGEIFVGIIIGLYLNIIFSAFQTAGQFFSLQMGFGASQVFDPLAQIELPLMGQFFNQVAMLVFVAIGGFQRTFQVGVYGSFQAMRAVDLVGHQEDLAAFLLSGLVRLFAQALVMSLPVVGTLFLVSISMGLLAKAAPQMNLLMLGFPINIGVAFLMIFLAMPLIIYAFAGIIESAYTYLGDMMTMIWSAR, from the coding sequence ATGATGCTGACACAGGCGGTACTGAACATTCAGGTGGTCTTCCTCATATTCGCCCGGGTATATGCGATAATGCAGACCGCGCCGATGCTGTCATCCCAGTCTATTCCCGGGATCGCCCGGGTGTCTCTGAGCCTGCTGACCAGCGTGCTGATCTTTTCCTGGATCAGTTATCCGGTACCGGATACCGGTCTGGGGTACGCCATGGTGGTAATCGGCGAGATCTTTGTTGGTATTATTATCGGACTGTATCTGAATATTATTTTCAGTGCCTTTCAAACCGCCGGTCAGTTTTTCTCGCTGCAGATGGGGTTTGGTGCCTCGCAGGTATTCGATCCCCTGGCACAGATCGAACTGCCGCTGATGGGACAGTTCTTTAACCAGGTTGCCATGCTGGTTTTTGTCGCGATAGGCGGTTTCCAGCGGACCTTTCAGGTAGGTGTCTACGGCAGCTTTCAGGCCATGCGGGCGGTGGATCTGGTCGGGCACCAGGAGGATCTGGCGGCCTTCCTGCTTAGTGGACTGGTTCGTCTGTTTGCCCAGGCTCTGGTGATGTCCCTGCCAGTAGTGGGGACACTGTTTCTGGTTTCCATCTCGATGGGACTGCTGGCCAAGGCTGCACCGCAGATGAACCTGTTAATGCTCGGGTTTCCGATCAATATCGGGGTAGCCTTCCTGATGATATTTCTGGCGATGCCGCTGATAATCTATGCCTTCGCCGGTATTATCGAATCTGCATACACCTATCTCGGTGACATGATGACCATGATATGGAGCGCGAGATGA
- the fliQ gene encoding flagellar biosynthesis protein FliQ — MNLGFVILLVRTSVLHILMLAAPILLIGMGVGLIVSIFQATTSIQEQTLTFVPKIVAILVVLILAGPWMFATLQQFTVTLFMQIPSVVQ; from the coding sequence ATGAATTTAGGGTTTGTAATTCTGCTGGTACGGACCTCGGTGCTGCATATTCTGATGCTGGCAGCGCCAATTCTGCTTATCGGTATGGGGGTAGGTCTGATCGTATCGATATTCCAGGCAACGACATCTATCCAGGAACAGACCCTGACATTTGTGCCGAAAATTGTCGCTATTCTGGTGGTGTTGATTCTGGCCGGGCCGTGGATGTTCGCGACCCTCCAGCAGTTCACCGTTACGCTGTTTATGCAGATTCCATCGGTGGTGCAATAG
- the fliP gene encoding flagellar type III secretion system pore protein FliP (The bacterial flagellar biogenesis protein FliP forms a type III secretion system (T3SS)-type pore required for flagellar assembly.) — translation MLQSADAQEAVPGFESLEIPFVDISVRSPESGEETAFGLQILMLLTVLSLAPSIIILTTSFLRIAIVLDFIKRAMSLQQVPPNQVLMGIALFLTIFIMWPTLTQIYDDAFVPLRDGEIGIEQAYENFESPMRLFMYRQMAGNPDNIRLFMSMSGLPRPNNLSEVPTHVLIPAFILNELTIAFKIGILLFIPFIIIDMVVSSSLMSMGMIMLPPIMISLPFKLILFVLVDGWTLITQQVVASFV, via the coding sequence ATGCTGCAATCGGCAGATGCCCAGGAGGCAGTGCCGGGGTTCGAGTCGCTCGAGATACCGTTTGTAGATATCTCGGTGCGCAGCCCGGAATCGGGTGAGGAGACCGCTTTCGGTCTGCAGATCCTGATGCTGCTGACCGTCCTCAGCCTCGCTCCCTCCATCATAATCCTGACCACCTCATTTCTACGTATTGCGATCGTCCTGGATTTTATCAAGCGGGCCATGTCCCTGCAGCAGGTGCCTCCTAATCAGGTCCTGATGGGGATTGCGCTGTTTCTGACGATTTTCATTATGTGGCCAACCCTGACACAGATCTACGACGATGCGTTTGTACCGTTGCGGGATGGAGAGATCGGGATTGAACAGGCCTACGAGAATTTTGAATCCCCGATGCGCCTCTTTATGTATCGGCAGATGGCCGGTAATCCCGACAATATCAGGCTGTTTATGAGTATGAGCGGGCTGCCTCGCCCCAATAACCTGTCCGAGGTTCCCACTCATGTCCTGATTCCGGCCTTTATCCTGAATGAACTCACGATAGCATTCAAGATCGGGATACTGCTGTTTATCCCGTTCATCATTATCGACATGGTAGTTTCGTCGTCCCTGATGTCAATGGGCATGATTATGCTGCCGCCAATCATGATCTCTCTGCCGTTCAAGCTGATACTTTTTGTCCTTGTTGACGGCTGGACCCTGATTACCCAACAGGTGGTGGCAAGTTTTGTGTAG
- a CDS encoding FliO/MopB family protein produces MVVLLVSAAVYGQEADTAEPAEELEMPAGEELILFDDAAEVDDPQLDAGVGLAAGGLMDLFRMLFMLALVIAMIYGVIRLLKRVQQPVRSDTSLIQLAATQPLGSSRAVHLVQVGQQVFLIGEAENSVQLVSEITDKESLDEIRLRAPLEQQAAGASFSDLLTGMFRSRTTDSDTEGSENSDTETPSLDFIQRKRERLKDL; encoded by the coding sequence ATGGTGGTTCTGCTGGTGTCGGCCGCTGTCTACGGGCAGGAAGCGGATACTGCAGAACCTGCCGAAGAACTCGAGATGCCGGCAGGCGAGGAGCTCATACTCTTCGACGATGCTGCCGAGGTCGACGATCCACAACTTGATGCAGGAGTTGGTCTTGCCGCTGGCGGGCTGATGGATCTGTTCCGAATGTTGTTCATGCTCGCGCTGGTGATTGCCATGATTTATGGCGTTATCCGCCTGCTCAAGCGTGTCCAGCAGCCGGTCAGATCCGATACCTCGTTGATTCAGCTGGCTGCTACCCAACCGCTGGGCAGCAGCCGGGCGGTACATCTGGTACAGGTGGGTCAACAGGTGTTCCTGATCGGTGAGGCCGAGAACAGTGTCCAGCTGGTTTCCGAGATCACCGACAAGGAGAGTCTCGACGAGATAAGGCTGCGGGCACCGCTTGAGCAGCAGGCCGCCGGCGCATCGTTTTCCGATTTGCTTACCGGCATGTTTCGATCGCGCACGACCGACTCGGACACGGAAGGCAGCGAAAATTCCGATACCGAAACCCCCTCCCTCGATTTTATCCAGCGCAAACGCGAACGTCTGAAGGACTTGTGA
- the fliN gene encoding flagellar motor switch protein FliN has translation MSDGSLSQDEIDALLSGSGGMDFESTAEPAGGDVDISGLQSVLNETIDAQASNLSSLTSASVSIDPPTVQVTDKESFLSMLSDEVVVVAMDYNEGVAADHGYVVSTDGAVSIAAAMMGLDGVEIDDASINALQEALSNLSGPVTTAVGDKVDETIMTVAPEGQQSPKAMITLPSGKFVAVTYTVNMDGSTIQLYEYFGLAVARALAPAPAAGNGLDDLMQNGGAQQGMQQPQMQQMGQMGQMQQGYPQQQMGGYQQPMQQGGLNVQSVQFPGLQQGPAQQEQGNISLLMDVYMEMTVELGRTRKLIREILGMGEGTIIELDKLAGEPVDILVNHKLIAKGEVVVIDENFGVRVTEIVSPLERMNNMT, from the coding sequence ATGAGTGACGGCAGCCTCTCTCAAGATGAAATTGATGCTTTGTTGTCCGGCTCTGGCGGGATGGATTTCGAATCCACAGCCGAACCGGCAGGGGGTGACGTAGATATCTCCGGTCTGCAGTCGGTGCTGAATGAGACGATCGATGCGCAGGCCTCGAATCTGTCGTCATTGACCAGTGCTTCGGTAAGCATCGATCCGCCAACCGTGCAGGTGACCGACAAGGAATCCTTTCTGTCCATGCTGTCCGACGAGGTAGTTGTGGTCGCGATGGATTATAACGAAGGGGTCGCGGCTGATCATGGCTATGTGGTCTCGACAGATGGCGCCGTCAGCATCGCGGCAGCGATGATGGGGCTGGACGGTGTCGAGATCGACGATGCATCGATCAATGCGCTGCAGGAGGCTTTGAGCAACCTGTCCGGACCGGTTACCACCGCTGTCGGCGACAAGGTGGATGAGACGATCATGACGGTTGCACCGGAAGGGCAGCAGTCGCCCAAGGCTATGATAACCCTGCCTTCAGGAAAGTTTGTCGCGGTTACCTATACCGTCAACATGGATGGCAGCACCATACAGCTGTATGAGTACTTCGGACTGGCAGTGGCCAGGGCACTCGCCCCGGCCCCGGCTGCCGGTAACGGTCTCGATGATCTGATGCAGAACGGAGGTGCACAACAGGGGATGCAGCAGCCGCAGATGCAGCAGATGGGACAAATGGGACAGATGCAGCAAGGGTATCCGCAGCAGCAGATGGGCGGCTATCAGCAGCCGATGCAGCAAGGTGGCCTGAACGTACAGTCTGTTCAGTTCCCGGGGCTCCAGCAGGGGCCTGCCCAGCAGGAGCAGGGTAACATCAGCCTGCTGATGGATGTGTACATGGAGATGACCGTAGAACTCGGTCGTACCCGCAAGCTTATCCGCGAAATCCTGGGTATGGGTGAAGGAACCATCATCGAGCTGGACAAGCTCGCTGGTGAGCCGGTGGATATTCTGGTCAACCACAAGCTGATCGCCAAGGGCGAGGTGGTGGTTATCGATGAAAACTTTGGTGTTCGGGTAACAGAAATCGTTTCACCACTGGAAAGAATGAATAATATGACGTAG
- the fliM gene encoding flagellar motor switch protein FliM, which produces MTEVLSQDEIDQLLTAISSGDIETEEIRQPTDQRKIKIYDFKRPDKFSKEQIRTVSIMHETFARLSTTSLSAQLRSMVQVHVASVDQLTYEEFIRSIPNPTTLAVINMDPLKGSAIMEIDPSITFSIIDRLFGGQGEGAKVTRDLTDIEQSVMEGIIVRILGNMREAWSQVIDLRPRLGQIETNPQFAQIVPPTEMVVLVTLETKVGDVEGMMNFCIPYLTIEPIIGKLSAQYWYSTVRRGATTENLNILRERLSTIEVNIVAEIGRMNLTVRDVLSLVPGDVIRLQNTRTGDPFSLNIGNRPKFLCKPGQIGNKLAVQIVKKLEDVQVQDFEELDDVEGDE; this is translated from the coding sequence ATGACCGAAGTATTGTCCCAGGATGAGATTGACCAGCTGTTAACGGCAATCTCTTCCGGGGATATCGAGACCGAAGAGATCCGGCAGCCGACAGATCAGCGCAAGATCAAGATCTACGACTTCAAGCGCCCGGACAAGTTCAGCAAGGAACAGATTCGTACGGTCTCTATCATGCATGAAACCTTTGCCCGGCTGTCGACAACCTCGTTGTCGGCTCAGCTGCGCAGTATGGTGCAGGTGCATGTTGCTTCGGTTGACCAGCTTACCTACGAGGAGTTTATCCGCTCGATCCCCAACCCGACCACCCTGGCGGTAATCAATATGGACCCCCTGAAAGGGTCGGCCATCATGGAGATCGACCCATCGATTACCTTCTCGATAATTGACCGACTGTTCGGCGGGCAGGGCGAAGGCGCCAAGGTTACCCGTGATCTTACCGACATTGAGCAGTCGGTAATGGAAGGGATAATTGTCCGGATTCTCGGCAATATGCGCGAGGCCTGGTCGCAGGTAATTGACCTGCGTCCGCGGCTTGGACAGATCGAAACCAACCCGCAGTTCGCCCAGATCGTACCGCCGACCGAAATGGTCGTCCTCGTTACTCTGGAAACCAAGGTTGGCGATGTCGAAGGGATGATGAACTTCTGTATTCCGTATCTGACCATTGAGCCGATTATCGGCAAGCTGTCTGCGCAGTACTGGTACTCTACTGTACGCAGGGGGGCGACCACCGAGAATCTGAATATTCTGCGGGAGCGACTGTCTACCATCGAGGTAAATATTGTGGCCGAGATCGGGCGCATGAACCTTACGGTTCGTGATGTTCTGTCGCTGGTGCCTGGTGATGTGATCCGCCTGCAGAATACCCGAACCGGAGATCCGTTCTCCCTGAATATCGGTAACAGGCCGAAGTTTTTGTGTAAACCGGGTCAGATCGGCAACAAGCTGGCAGTACAGATTGTCAAGAAACTTGAAGATGTCCAGGTGCAGGATTTCGAAGAACTGGATGATGTAGAAGGAGATGAGTAA
- a CDS encoding flagellar basal body-associated FliL family protein yields the protein MSDDMFDTEEEISTEDSGGRQGGFLPSIVVQILKWVAIAVGVIVFIVTVVVITVNLLFEGRQQQTGLMSSEAYRSAPPRRAWSSDIGEIRTRTADATPSTVIVEINLGFEEGATQIQSEILARRPQLRDLVRNFFGSKTARELRPDNEQVVKDDLRRLINDAMPGDPIREIAFDRFEVVDF from the coding sequence ATGTCCGACGATATGTTCGATACCGAAGAAGAAATTTCAACCGAGGATTCCGGAGGAAGACAGGGCGGCTTTCTGCCCAGTATCGTTGTGCAGATCCTGAAATGGGTCGCGATTGCGGTTGGCGTTATCGTATTTATTGTAACCGTAGTGGTTATAACCGTAAATCTGTTGTTCGAGGGGCGCCAGCAGCAGACCGGTCTCATGTCCAGTGAGGCGTATCGCAGCGCCCCGCCGCGACGGGCCTGGTCCTCGGATATCGGAGAAATCCGCACCCGCACCGCCGACGCAACCCCCTCCACCGTAATAGTCGAGATAAATCTCGGATTTGAAGAGGGGGCAACCCAGATCCAGTCAGAGATTCTTGCGCGTCGTCCCCAGCTGCGTGATCTGGTGCGAAACTTTTTTGGCAGCAAGACAGCGCGTGAGTTGCGTCCGGATAACGAACAGGTTGTCAAGGATGATCTGCGGCGGCTTATTAACGATGCGATGCCGGGCGATCCCATCCGGGAGATCGCTTTTGACCGCTTCGAGGTAGTTGATTTCTAG
- the motB gene encoding flagellar motor protein MotB gives MADRPKKRKKREEGGAPEYMTTYGDMVTLLLTFFVMILTTATVDGYELQLILSAFSGVASFDGGNTLQEGRLVELGNTVMSLPSMDRGRALDRARRTAVSLFEPEIRSQKVRVTEDERGLIITLAADAFFDVASAEVRYEETRDILQRLARLLSSDAVEDRNFRLEGHTDSDPTDPEVWRSNWELSVARSLSIFWAIMGYADPSIEDRFQVQGLGETRPLATNDTPEGRAYNRRVDLVILSDGHL, from the coding sequence ATGGCTGACAGACCAAAAAAACGGAAAAAGCGTGAAGAAGGCGGTGCTCCGGAGTACATGACCACCTATGGTGACATGGTTACCCTGCTGCTGACCTTCTTTGTTATGATTCTTACCACCGCCACGGTCGACGGCTATGAGCTGCAGCTGATCCTTTCTGCCTTTTCCGGTGTCGCCTCATTCGATGGTGGTAATACCCTGCAGGAGGGGCGGCTGGTGGAGCTGGGCAATACGGTGATGTCGCTGCCCTCCATGGATCGCGGTCGGGCTCTGGACAGGGCCCGACGTACCGCAGTGTCACTGTTCGAGCCGGAGATCCGCAGTCAGAAGGTGCGGGTAACCGAGGATGAGCGAGGCTTGATCATTACCCTGGCAGCAGATGCATTCTTCGATGTGGCAAGTGCTGAGGTGCGTTACGAAGAAACCAGGGATATTCTGCAGCGCCTGGCACGGCTGTTGTCCTCGGATGCGGTCGAGGATCGCAATTTTCGCCTTGAGGGGCATACCGACAGTGATCCGACCGATCCCGAGGTGTGGCGCAGCAACTGGGAACTCTCCGTTGCGCGTTCGCTCAGTATTTTCTGGGCGATTATGGGCTACGCAGACCCGTCGATTGAGGATCGTTTTCAGGTTCAGGGGCTGGGGGAAACCCGCCCGCTGGCGACCAACGATACCCCGGAAGGGCGAGCCTATAACCGCCGGGTGGATCTGGTAATCCTCTCAGACGGACATTTATAA
- a CDS encoding motility protein A, with protein sequence MDLGTVIGVALGFFMVFLGILFGGAGVGLYVDPNSVLIVLGGSFGAMLVASPLSRVLGLTAYLRQAFFVTDWKEEKMISDLVAFSERARREGLLALEDNLDEVEDEFMRKGVQLVVDGTDPEVIKDILFTDLNQIQNRHESGIQFFAIWGAIAPAFGMIGTLIGLIAMLVNIGGDTTIIGQGMSTALITTLYGSFFANLFLIPVQRKLEDRDKIETRAREITIEGILSIQSGDNPRILLEKLVSFLPPKQREAIRQESVRD encoded by the coding sequence ATGGATCTTGGTACTGTCATAGGTGTAGCCCTCGGGTTTTTCATGGTTTTCCTGGGCATCCTGTTTGGGGGTGCCGGGGTAGGCCTGTATGTAGACCCCAACTCCGTGCTGATCGTTCTGGGCGGGTCTTTCGGGGCCATGCTGGTCGCCAGCCCGCTGAGTCGTGTGCTGGGATTGACCGCATATCTGCGCCAGGCATTTTTTGTAACCGACTGGAAGGAAGAGAAGATGATCAGCGATCTGGTCGCCTTTTCCGAACGGGCCCGACGAGAAGGGCTGTTGGCTCTCGAAGACAACCTGGACGAGGTTGAGGACGAGTTCATGCGCAAAGGGGTTCAGCTGGTGGTGGACGGAACCGACCCCGAGGTAATCAAGGATATCCTGTTTACCGATCTGAATCAGATCCAGAACCGCCACGAAAGCGGCATCCAGTTTTTTGCAATCTGGGGTGCGATTGCCCCCGCCTTCGGGATGATCGGTACCCTGATCGGGCTTATTGCCATGCTGGTTAACATCGGGGGCGATACCACGATCATCGGCCAGGGCATGTCAACCGCACTGATTACCACCCTGTACGGTTCATTTTTCGCCAACCTGTTTCTGATCCCGGTGCAGCGCAAGCTGGAGGACCGCGACAAGATAGAGACCAGGGCGCGAGAGATTACCATAGAAGGAATACTCTCAATCCAGTCGGGGGACAACCCGCGGATTCTCCTGGAAAAACTGGTCTCGTTCCTGCCGCCCAAGCAGCGTGAAGCTATCCGGCAGGAGAGCGTGCGCGACTAG
- a CDS encoding flagellar FlbD family protein, translated as MIEVSRLDGKGYHVNPHQIEYIEHNPDTTLVMLSGKRLIVREDFETIFSRIIEYRRLIGGFKNEE; from the coding sequence ATGATTGAGGTAAGTCGACTGGATGGGAAAGGCTACCATGTTAATCCCCATCAGATAGAGTATATTGAACACAACCCCGACACCACCCTGGTCATGCTGTCCGGCAAGCGGTTGATTGTCCGCGAGGATTTCGAGACGATCTTTTCCCGCATTATCGAGTACCGTCGGTTGATCGGCGGATTCAAGAACGAGGAGTAG